The Actinomycetota bacterium genome includes the window GTGGACTTCTCGGTCATCGACGTCTCGGAGGACGTCAAGGCCGCACAGGAGATGGTGGACAAGAGCGGCCAGCTGGGAGTGCCGGTCATGGAGGTCGGAAACACCATCATCGTGGGCTTCGACCGCGAGACCTACCGCAAGGCCCTGGCCGACGCGGGGGCGCTGCCCCCGTCCTGAGCGGGGCCGTGGAGCCCGGAAGAGACGGCGCCGGGGATCGCGGGATGATCGCGCCGCCCGGA containing:
- a CDS encoding glutaredoxin family protein, with translation MPEVKLYSTPTCPYCRMAKDYLEKEGVDFSVIDVSEDVKAAQEMVDKSGQLGVPVMEVGNTIIVGFDRETYRKALADAGALPPS